GCGACGGCGGTCACCGGGTAGACGAACGCGGCCGCCATCATCGCGACGACGAACGCGAAGGTGGCCGCGTACTTGGCCGCGACGATCGCGCGCGGTGCGAGGCCGCTCGTGAGCAGGAGCTCCTCGGTGCCGCGCGCGCGCTCCTCCGCGAAGACCCGCATCGTGACGAGCGGGAGCGGGATCACGAGCAGCAGCGAGAGCTGGTCCATCACCGGATAGAAGACGGTGTCGCGCACGTTCACGTGCGCGGGAACCGTTCCGGACTCGAAGCCGCCCATCGTCGTCGTCGCGTACAGGAACAGGATCTGGTTGTAGACGCGCAGGTGCTCGAAGAACGTGAACGCGGTGACGAAGGCGACCATCGTCAGCACGCCGTAGGCGATCGGCGAGCCGAACAGCACGACGAGCTCCTTGCGCAGGAGCGCGCGGAAGCGCGTCACGCGGGCACCGCGCGCGCCGCGTCGGCGCGGAAGAGGGCGAGCGGGTCGCCGCCCGCGAGCACGTCGTCGGCCGGCCCGCAGGCGACGAGCCG
This genomic interval from Myxococcota bacterium contains the following:
- a CDS encoding ABC transporter permease; the protein is MTRFRALLRKELVVLFGSPIAYGVLTMVAFVTAFTFFEHLRVYNQILFLYATTTMGGFESGTVPAHVNVRDTVFYPVMDQLSLLLVIPLPLVTMRVFAEERARGTEELLLTSGLAPRAIVAAKYAATFAFVVAMMAAAFVYPVTAVAQGGLGAEHLLASFVGLCALAIGIASIGLACSSATSSQILAAAATVALAFLLYDFGWTNAFVSEPVARALDAVALRPHFTRFAEGVVALADLAYFASLAAAAAAASHLALVLRRVTG